The genomic window CGCATCTGGGTTAAAAGGCTTGCCATAATCCCAAATTCTAATTTCTAACCTATCAATCCATAGATTCACTTCAATTTCTATGGTCGTCTCTGGCGGTAACATATGGTGGGCGTGACGCACTGCATTTGTAAAGCCTTCTGCTAATGCTAAGTTGAGGCGATACAGTTGGGTTTCTGACCAGCCAAGTTGAAATAAGTGTTTTAGACAAAAGTCCTCAAACCATTGTTGTACTTGGTTTAAGAGCTTTAGTTCGCTTTTTACTTTTAGATGGTCTTGCTGCATAATGCCAAGCATTGACCGTGGCATGAATTTAATATGTACAAGAATGTCTTTAATCTATTGTTCTTCAATCTATTTTAAATTTTGAAATAACTTTTGGATTCAAAATAAAAAATTTAACTAGACAGAATTGGGAACAAATTAATTCAAAATTCTAAATTAAAGCATTCTTAGGGAATTGTAACTAGGGAAGCCGGGGGAGAAAAATTCCATGCCCAATTCCCAATTCCCTATGCTCAATTCCCAATTCACTAAAATTGACGCTTGCTGATTGTTTTCAAAAGCACATATACCGAAGAACCGAACGACAGTTTTGTCGTAGACACCCAAGGGTGGCTTGTCATCAGACATCATAACTTCAGATATGCACTCTTGAAAACTACAAGCGTCAAAGAAGTTTTTGACGACTAGCTTTAGCTTAGAACAAGCCCAATGTCAAGGATTTGTCTAGTGGTAAAGCAGCACCAATACCTAGCCATAGAGTCACCAGAGTTCCAAACAAGAAAACTGTGGTTGCTACTGGACGGCGGAAGGGGTTTTGGAATTTGTTGACGTTCTCAAGAAAGGGAACGAGGATTAAACCCAGAGGTACGGAAGCCATTGCTAGCACTCCCAACAATTTGTTAGGAAGCGATCGCAAAATCTGGAATACTGGGTATAAATACCACTCTGGTAGAATTTCCAGTGGTGTGGCGAAAGGATTTGCTGGTTCACCTGTCATAGCAGGATCTAAGACAGCTAGAGCCACTATACAAGCAAATGAACCCATGATTACTATTGGGAATACATACAGTAGATCATTGGGCCAAGCTGGTTCACCGTAGTAGTTGTGACCCATACCTTGGGCGAGTTTTGCTCTTAACTTTGGATCGCTCAGATCGGGTTTTTTTTGGATTGACATATTAGAAATGCGTTCTCCTGCGGAGTTTTAAGTTAAAGCTTTGATGGTAGCCATCAATATCATTCAGACAACCCTAAAGTTAAACTATCCCTGCTGCTGTGTTTTTGGGTAGCCAACCTTAAGTCTCAAATACGAGCATTTACCGTGAGGGAAACTGTGAGCCATTAATTGCTGATTTCTCATCAGTTTAAACTAAATGACTCGCTCTTGTAACTGAGTGCTGTTGCCTGTTCGCATTGCGGCTGATGGAATTACAAGGGGCCGGAAATACCTTGTTTACGGATCATCAAGAAGTGGAACAGCATGAAGACCGCAATTAACCAAGGCAATACAAAGGTGTGCGCGCTGTAGTAACGTGTCAATGTTGCTTGACCGACACTAGAACCACCACGTAGTAGGTCGGAGATGAGTACGCCGACTACGGGAATTGCTTCTGGTACACCACTAACGATTTTCACAGCCCAGTAACCAACCTGATCCCAAGGCAGAGAATAACCTGTAACACCGAAGGAGACGGTGATCACAGCTAGGATAACACCACTTACCCAGGTTAATTCGCGGGGCTTTTTAAAACCACCGGTCAGATACACGCGGAAGACGTGCAGAATCATCATTAACACCATCATGCTGGCAGACCAGCGATGGATGGAGCGAATTAGCCAACCGAAGTTCACCTCGTTCATGATGTACTGTACTGAGGAGTAAGCTTCAGCCACAGTTGGCTTGTAGTAGAACGTCATGGCGAAGCCAGTGGCGAACTGAATTAGGAAGCACACCAGGGTGATGCCACCTAGACAGTAAAAGATGTTGACGTGGGGAGGGACGTACTTGCTTGTGACATCTTCAGCTAACGCCTGAATTTCCAAGCGTTCCTCAAACCAGTCGTAAACGTTGGCCATACAATCTCAAGTTCCTAAAAATCGGTTGCGGTTGATTCAATCTCCCAATTAGCAGTTTTGGGATTTTCTTGTAAGAGGATTTTGTTCGTTTGCTTTAGCACTTTGATAGTGCTAAAAGTTTAGAAACTTAACACTCTGTAAATATGGAATATATTACGTTCCCTTTGCAAGCCAACACTCTTAATGGTGGGTACAAAGTAGATTTTATCTTTTGTTGAGGTGGTTATTCACCAAAGTTCTCGCGCCGTGGAAGCCCCTGGCTTTAGACATGGGAGTAAGGCGCAGGCGAATTTACTCGCCGTCACATTATCGCCTTGAGGTTGCTCATTCGGTGTACCTTTGTTTTGTACTTTCAACGGGACAGTTACCGTTTCAAATTTGACAAAGAAGAGTACGCATAATGTTTTGCTCCAAAGAGCCTCCCTTACGGGGTAATGTGAGCTTCGACAATGTTAGAGGTCGGTAACTTCCAAACGACACTGGTTTAACCCCGTTAAGCCTGTTTAATCGTTCAGTTCTAGAGCAAGGAACTAGCTACGCATTCCTTGGTAGGTCTTTAACTCTTGCCTCTAACGTAGTTCAGTTAAGAACTTAGTCTGGTCAGATTAGGGCTTTTTTCAGCCCCCGCTTTTAGGCGTGGGGTTTCTGACATGGGTTCTCTAACAACTTGATGAGAACAATGCACCACTTCTATAAAAAAAGTAACATAATCGAGAGATAGATTTCATCAACGACGTGGTGATTGGGCAATTATAGGCAATTTGGGTTGAGGCGGAATTGATCATGGGGTTCATGCACAAACAGGTTTTTCGGCTCGGATTTTCACTATT from Nostoc sp. UHCC 0870 includes these protein-coding regions:
- the petD gene encoding cytochrome b6-f complex subunit IV; amino-acid sequence: MSIQKKPDLSDPKLRAKLAQGMGHNYYGEPAWPNDLLYVFPIVIMGSFACIVALAVLDPAMTGEPANPFATPLEILPEWYLYPVFQILRSLPNKLLGVLAMASVPLGLILVPFLENVNKFQNPFRRPVATTVFLFGTLVTLWLGIGAALPLDKSLTLGLF
- the petB gene encoding cytochrome b6, producing the protein MANVYDWFEERLEIQALAEDVTSKYVPPHVNIFYCLGGITLVCFLIQFATGFAMTFYYKPTVAEAYSSVQYIMNEVNFGWLIRSIHRWSASMMVLMMILHVFRVYLTGGFKKPRELTWVSGVILAVITVSFGVTGYSLPWDQVGYWAVKIVSGVPEAIPVVGVLISDLLRGGSSVGQATLTRYYSAHTFVLPWLIAVFMLFHFLMIRKQGISGPL
- a CDS encoding ATP-binding protein; the protein is MLGIMQQDHLKVKSELKLLNQVQQWFEDFCLKHLFQLGWSETQLYRLNLALAEGFTNAVRHAHHMLPPETTIEIEVNLWIDRLEIRIWDYGKPFNPDAIAEPAPGTLQVGGYGWFLLRRLADRVVYERSDDARNCLVILKYLQESQK